The genomic window ATCTCCGAGCTGGACAACACGACCACCAGGGGAAGTCCACTGCTCATGGGGATCTCTGAACTTGAGCTGCCAGTTGACAACGGACCCCTTAGGTGCTGTCCTGATGAAGGCTGCGATGGCTGGATGGACAGCGGCGTTCTTCTCCATAACTTCGATAACCTCAGTTGGGTCAATGTCTGGGACCCAGGACTCGGTAGCAGACTCGGCGTGCTGAACAACACTATTAGATATTGAAGATGttggtagaggaaggaaatAGACTAACCGAGTGGATGAAGCTCCAGAAAGCAAGATCGTGGGTGAGAGCAATCATGGCATGAGCACCGTTGCTGTCATCAGTTAGCCACTGCTCTGTCTGTTGGGCACAAGAAACTCACCCAAGCCAAAACTGCCAGATGGGCTGGCTGTTGGGATCGAAGTTCCACATCTCCCTCACAGTCGGGTCCTTCAACGCGTGCTCGACAGGGTAGCCAGCCCTGTAGATGGCCTTTCCACTCGTCTTCAGCTCCTTGGGCATGCCTGGGACAATAGTGTTGGACTTTGTTCGTAGGCCATCGGCCGCGACAACAATATCGGCAGTTCGCTTCTCACCATTCTCCAAGACGACTCCTCCAGCACCTTGCTCAAGGTCCTCCCAGTACTCGACAACCTTGCAGCCCCATTCAATCTTCAATCCGATACGCTCAGCTTGTCGCAGGAACGCACGGTAAAGCTTGATTCGGCTGTGGGCATTGACCGAAGGAAATCCTCTTCGGCCAGCAAGATGCTCGGGGTCGTTGAACATGGGTGGTGCAGGGCCCCAGATGCGCTCGCCAGTCTGCTTGTAGTAAGACATGGCAACGTCGTACTGGTTATCTTCAATCTCATAGCCCATGTCAGGCCAATggcggagaaggaggatTGCCGAGGGCTGGATCTGAACGTTGTCGCCTGTCCAGACAGGACCGGGGCTTCTGTCAATGACTCGGACATTGTGACCCTTGCGCCAGCACTCAAGGGCGCAAGtgatgccaccaaggccaGCACCAGCGATGAGGACATTGATTCCGGTCTCGGGGTAGCGCATGACCTTGACGTCGATGCCTCTTTTGATGGAATCTTCGACACGCTCTTTAGGGATTGGGTTTGTGCCGTTCTGATGTGTGCCGTTGGATGTGCCGTTTGGCTTCACTCCATTTGAGTGAGTTCCATTGGTAGGAATTCCATTGGTGTGAGTGCCGTTTGGCTGTGTAGTGGTTTGGTCGTTGATTTGCATTGTGAATGAATGATGTTCAGTGTCTAGCTGAAACGGTAGAATGGCTTGTGATGAAGAGCTATCTTGTCTTTCTGGTGGCATTATGAGCCTCACTTATTTCAACACATTTTCATCCGGCCATCAAGCGCTACAATCTCACGTCGGAATAACCGGAGGTTTCATGTCTTCGCTGCGCCGAAATATGTCACCGAGATCCCCGAGGAGATTCCCGGTAATCCCCAGTCGCCTTCGGGCTTACGtgctcagcctcgtcgcGGCTTCGGGTGTAAGCGCCAGTCGCGAACTTTCCAATCGTTCGATTTTTATCAGGAAAGAGTAAATATAGTTCTATAGGTAAGGAAGGCTACGTGTTACACGTAGTATGATTTGTTCTGGTTCAGCCCTGCCAAGACAACATGGCAACACATACCGCAGCTTGGATCAAGCACAAGCACGCTCCTTTGGAGATTGGCCCTATTGAAACTCCGACTCCGGGGCCTGGGGAGATTCTTGTCAAAGTCCGATTTATTGCTTTCAGTCCAATTGAATCCAAGCAACAGAAGTAAGAATGCTCCCGTGAAGAGTAACACCCGCTGACAAACTACTCCAGGATTGAAGTTCATCCTTTGACCTACCCCAATATCCTCGGTCTCTCATTCTCTGGCGTTGTTGAGAGCGTCGGCCCTAGTGTTGAGAAATTCTCCAAGGGCGACAACGTAGCTGTTGCTCGCCCCCACGGCAAAGCGAATGATCCAAGATTTGGGTCTTTCCAGCAATATGCGCTTGCATGTGCCGAGAATACGTCCAAGCTGCCATCCAGCGAGTTCTTAGAGTCGGGAGCCAAGGTTGTTCTCAATCTCGCTACCGTCACAGCAGCATGCTCTCACTTTCTTGGCCTAGAACGACCTGGTCTTGATAAATCCAAGTCTCAGAGGGGTGAAAGAATCCTTGTATATGGAGGTTCAAGCTCTTGTGGTGGCCTTGCCATACGATATGCGGCAGCTGCTGGTTATGAAGTTGTCACCACTTCTTCACCTAAAAACCGTGAATATGTCACTTCCTTGGGTCCGGTTGCGGTGATCGATCACACCAGCCCTCCCGGCAAGATCATCCAGGACCTGCAAAGTCACGGCCCCTATCATCGCATTTTGGACACCATCGGTATTCCGCCAGTTACCAACATTATTACCAAGTATCTCAGCAGCGCCGGCGGAGGATCTTACAACACTCTTATTCCCGTTTTCCCAGGCACAAACCCAATCCCAGAGAATGTGGAACGCAGATTCGAGTCATACGGATGGATCTTCAATAACCCAGAGCATGAAGAGTTCAGGAAGTGGTACTATGAAACGTTAGTACCCCAGGGACTTGAGTCTGGAGTCATTGTGTCCACTCCGTCGCAACGGGTCGATGGAGGGCTTGCCAACACTCAACATGCACTGGATATCATGGACCGAGGGGAAGTGAGCGGGCATAAGCTTGTCCTGAACCCATGGGACTAGGACTTGATGTACATTAACTGTCCTTTTGTTCATAATTAGCTTGCTTCAACGATACAATCTGTATTTGGTTTGGTATTACGCCCCTTTTTCCTACCGTAGCTCAAACCATTGAGACTGCGTACCGTTTGCCTCAATAAAGCTCTGGGGGTCTAGATCTACCATAAACACGGTTCCTCTAAACTGATAATTACCGTCCGCAGTCTTCCTCACTATAGCAGGAGCACCGCAGCCCTGAAAGACACAGAGGCAATCCCCTTCGGCCACGTCCACGGTTCCTATCCCGATGTACCCACTGCTTGTTTCGGAATAGGTCAATTCCCGAGCATCGTCCAGCGTTGAAAACCAATGATGATAGTCCACAGCGAACTCTATGCTATCCGGATTCTTAGCAAACACATTGTGGCGAAGCCCCAGCTGCCCCAAGATTGTGTCGGGGAAGGAAGCCTTGAAAATGTCGGGTGCCCAGTTTTGGAATGGGGGTATGGGATCCGCGGTGGACAGTGTAGGACCTGTTGAGCTTTGAAGACTGCGCTTAACGTAGTGTGAGGCCATAGATCGTGAGAGCTGACACAGACAGACCATCGCCTCTTTTGTAATATCTGAGCCATGTGCTCGTGCTAGCAAGCGAGTGGCGGCCTGAAAGGAGTGAGTGCCTGAGACATACTGCGGATGTCGTGAAATAAAGCTGGAGGCAAACGACCCAAACTTCAAAATGCCCTTGTAACGGCCCGCATTGTCGAACCTCGCCTCACTCATACCTGACGTGAAGGCAGAGATGAGCTCAAGTTGGAAACCCCAAACATGAAAACTTTGTGTACCCGGAGCGATGTATGGGTTATTCTTCCCATCTCTTCGGAATCTCGGACCATAGTCTTTATAATGCCTGCCAAAAACATGACGGCTGTGGTTTCTCTTTACTGTGAAGTTGGGGACCCAACTGGGGATATCGAGAGAGGGGATAACGTGATGAGCCCCAGCAAACGCCAAGAAAGCAAGAGGGGAATATATCTGTTCCTGTTCGGGCTCAGTCAATGACATGTCTCCCAAAAAGGAGTGCGCTTTCATCCAACGAGCGGTATAGTCCATGTAAACATCCGAAACTGTCTTGGTATAGTCTGGCACGATTGGGAGACGGGTGATAGCGAGGCTGCCGTAAATCTAATCTCGAGGATCCGTCGCAGTGAAGTCAGCACTGAAAAGAGAGAGCTACCATTGTATCTACTCCATTCGGTGCTTTAAATCTTCAGCGGCTTCATTATAGGCCTCTTTGGTCAACTTTGGGGATTTGGATAGTCGAGGGAGTGCCTTGACTATGTCGTCAGAGGTCTTCGTCAACCTCATTCCGGCTATCATGTGCAGAACATTGGACCAGTTGGGAAACATTTTTAGAAACAGCCAGGCCCAGCTGGACGTGAAAAATGGTATTTTTTCTTGGCTTTCCTTGAGTCTTCCTGACAGGCCTTGAAGACCTGCGGCCGCAACCCGGAGGTCATGCCAGCTCAATGTGCTATCGCCAGAGCTCATGAGATGCATCTGCCGGGAGAGAACGACCTCTTGGAATATCCAAACGCGGCTCCAGTACCGATCAAAGAAAAGGTCGTCAATGGCATTCCAAGCTTTGCTGCGGAATCGGACTTCGTCCGACCTGTCGGTCTCGCGCCAAAGACTGGGATACCACCACAAAGATCTAGTTTGCAGCTCGCAGTCTCTGTCGGGGTCCCGTGGCCGGCAAAGGCGAGCAAGTCGTTTGATGGATTCAAAGGCCAGTGAGTGATCCCTCGGGCCAACCCAAGAGTAGACAGTCTCTGCGGAACCGAAAATCTGACCCATCAGTTGCACCTG from Fusarium keratoplasticum isolate Fu6.1 chromosome 10, whole genome shotgun sequence includes these protein-coding regions:
- a CDS encoding FAD-binding-3 domain-containing protein; protein product: MQINDQTTTQPNGTHTNGIPTNGTHSNGVKPNGTSNGTHQNGTNPIPKERVEDSIKRGIDVKVMRYPETGINVLIAGAGLGGITCALECWRKGHNVRVIDRSPGPVWTGDNVQIQPSAILLLRHWPDMGYEIEDNQYDVAMSYYKQTGERIWGPAPPMFNDPEHLAGRRGFPSVNAHSRIKLYRAFLRQAERIGLKIEWGCKVVEYWEDLEQGAGGVVLENGEKRTADIVVAADGLRTKSNTIVPGMPKELKTSGKAIYRAGYPVEHALKDPTVREMWNFDPNSQPIWQFWLGNGAHAMIALTHDLAFWSFIHSHAESATESWVPDIDPTEVIEVMEKNAAVHPAIAAFIRTAPKGSVVNWQLKFRDPHEQWTSPGGRVVQLGDAAHAFLPTSGNGATQAIEDGVTLATCLQLAGKAQAANATKAYNKLRYQRVSCGQKMGFVNQQLKQHTDWDAIAKNPALVRSRYPKWVWSHDPEAYAYEKFAEALHHVLSDGEVPLNNTNYPKGHKFRKWTMQEVQEQIQAGQSLEELQDGDWA
- a CDS encoding PKS-ER domain-containing protein, whose protein sequence is MATHTAAWIKHKHAPLEIGPIETPTPGPGEILVKVRFIAFSPIESKQQKIEVHPLTYPNILGLSFSGVVESVGPSVEKFSKGDNVAVARPHGKANDPRFGSFQQYALACAENTSKLPSSEFLESGAKVVLNLATVTAACSHFLGLERPGLDKSKSQRGERILVYGGSSSCGGLAIRYAAAAGYEVVTTSSPKNREYVTSLGPVAVIDHTSPPGKIIQDLQSHGPYHRILDTIGIPPVTNIITKYLSSAGGGSYNTLIPVFPGTNPIPENVERRFESYGWIFNNPEHEEFRKWYYETLVPQGLESGVIVSTPSQRVDGGLANTQHALDIMDRGEVSGHKLVLNPWD